The DNA segment GGCGCCTGCGAGGTCATGTGCACCGTCATCTTGTCCATCCCGGGGTCCCAGTCGGCGACCGCGCCGCACGTCTCGATCGGGGCCGGGTGGAGCCGCTGGTACAGCATGTCCTCCTCGACGGTGACGTCGGCCTCGTCGAACACCTCGTCGGTGGCCTCCTTGTCGCCCGTGTCCCAGTCGAAGATGTGGTTGTCCTCCTGGTCGTCGAGCTCGTCGCGCACGAGGGGGGCGTCCTCCTCGAGCGCCTCCTCGGCGTCGACGACGGGGTCGAGCACGTCGTAGTCGACCTCGACCTTCTCGGCGCCGTCCTTCGCCGCGTAGCGGTCCTTCGCGATGACGGCCGCGACCTCCTGCGACTGGAACTTCACCTTGTCGTTGACGAGCACGTCCTGCGTGTCGTCCATCAGCGTCGGCATCGTCGCGAGGTCGTGCTCCAGTAAGTCCTCGGCCGTCAGCACCGCGACGACGTCGTCCATCGCCTCGGCGCGAGAGCCGTCGATCTCCTCGATCCGGGCGTGGGCGTGCGGGCTCCGGACGATCTCGCAGTGGAGCATGCCCGGCTTCTTGATGTCGTCGACGTAGTTGCCGCGGCCGGTGATGAAGCGCTTGTCCTCCTTGCGCGTCACCTCCTCGCCCATGCCGCCGCGGCCGTGGCCGCAGTGTTTCTCCGGGTCGGGACCGCCGTCCTCGTCGTGCTGATACTCCGTCTCCGCGTCGGGGGTATCCGGTTCGCTGCTCATTTGGTGTCACCTCGGTCGTCCGCGTCGGTGTCGGCGGCGTCGTCCGTGCCGCCCGCGTCGCCCGCGGCGTCCGCGTCGTTCGCCTCGAGGAGCGCGTCGCGGTCGAACGGGTCCGCCCCGTCCGGGCCGCCGCAGCAGTCCTCTCGGCCGCAGAACGTGTCCGCGTCGCCGCCGAACTCGGGGGCCGCGTGGCCGCCCTCGGGCGACGCGTCGCCCTGAGGCGACGCCGCGGACCCGCCGCCAGTCGCTCCGTCGGCCGCGACCGCGCCGCCGTCGGCCGCGGCGCGGTTCTCCAGCTCCTCGGCCGCGTACTCGATCGATCGGACGATGTTCTGGTAGCCGGTACAGCGACAGAGGTTCCCGCTGATCGCGTCGCGGATCGTCTCCTCGTCCGGGTCCGGGTGCTCGTCGAGCAGCGCCTTGCCCGCCATCAGCATCCCCGGCGTGCAGTAGCCGCACTGCAGGCCGTGCTCCTCGCGGAACCCCTCCTGGAGCGGGTGGATGTCGTCGGCCTCGGGGAGGTCCTCCATCCCCTCGACGGTGAGGATCTCCGCCCCGTCGGCCTGCGCGGCGAACATCAGGCAGGACTTGATCGGCTCGCCGTCCTTCAGCACGGTACAGGCGCCGCAGTTGCCCGTGTCGCAGCCGATGTGCGTGCCCGTCATGTCCAGGTCCTCTCGGATCGCGTGGACGAGCAGGCGGCGCGGCTCGACCTCGATCGTGTGTTCGGTGCCGTTGACCGTCAGCGTGATCTCGCGTTCGTCAGTCACTGTGTGACCCTCCGTTCGACCGTCACCGTCCCCGCCCGCTCGGCGGCGTCGCCCAGCGCGCGCTGGGTGAGGACGTCGACCATCCGCTCCTTGTAGTCGGCGCCGCCGTGTTCGTCCGACTCGGGGTTCGACTGCTCGGCGGCCAGCTCGCCGGCCTTGGCGAACAGGTCCGGGCTCGGCCGCTCCCCTTCGAGGTGCTCCTCGGCGTCCGTCGCCCGGGCGTTCGTGATGTCGACGGCGGTCATCCCGATCCCGGCCGACTCGATGACGCCGTCGTCGAAGACGAGCCGGACGCCGACGCCCGCCATCGCGTAGTCGCCGGTCTTGCGCTTCAGCTTGTGGTACGCGCTCCCCTCGTTCGCTTCGGGCGCGGGAACGCGGATCTCCGTGATCAGCTCCTGCTCTCCGAGCGTCGTGTCGTACGGGAGCAGGAAGAACTCGTCCGCCGGGATCGCCCGGTCGCCGTCCGGACCGGTGGCGATCACGTCGCCCTCGTGGGCGAGGAGGATGCTCCCCCAGTCGCCCTTCGGGTCGGCCTGCGCGACGGAGCCGACGACCGTGCCGCGGTTCCGGATCTGCGGGTCGGCGACCAGCGGCGCGGCGTCGGCGAAGCTGCCGTACTTTTCGTCGATCAGGGCCGAGTCCTCGACGTCGGCGTGGCGCGCGAGCGCGCCGAGCCGGAGGTGGCCGTCCTCCTCGCGGAGGTAGTCGAGCGAGTCGACGCCGTTGATGTCGACGACCACGTCGGGGTTCGCGAGCCGGAACCGTAACATCGGCACGAGGCTCTGTCCCCCGGCGAGGATCGTCGGGTCGTCGAGGCTCTCCAGCAGGCTGACCGCCTCGTCGACCGTCTCGGGTTCGTGATGCTCGAACGGTGCGGACTTCATCAGAACATCCCTCGGATCCTGTCGGTGACCCCCGAGTCGGTCTCCTCGACGTCGGTCATCTGCGACTCGATCGAGGTGAAGAAGTTGTTCACGATCTTGTTGGCGACCGGGTTGATGACGCGGCCGCCGAGCTGGGCGATCCGACCGGAGATGTCGGCCTCGGTCCACCACTCGATGCGGGACCCGTCGCCGTCCTCTTGCGGATGGATGTGCATCCCGGACTCCATGCTGAAGCTGCTCCCGCTGGCCGAGCCGGACCCGGTGGCCGTCATGACGAACTCCTCCTCGTCGCGGTCCTCGATCGTCACCGTCGTCTCGAACTTCGGCTTCACGCTGCCGACGCCGACCTGCATCAGCGCCGCGTAGTCCTGGCCCGCCCGGAACGCGCGGGCGGCGACGTCGTCGGCCTCCGCCTCCGGCAGCGTCGGGACGTCCTCCTCCGGCTCGTAGGAGTCCCACTCGAAGTCGTCGTCCATCGGGGTGATGTATTGACACCCCTTCAGCGAGTCGCGCACCGCGATCGGGTCCGAGAGCACGACCCACGCCTTCTCCGGTGGGACGCCGTCGAGCTCGAACTCGCCGTCGAACTCCATCAGCGACACCCCCCCGTCGCGTCCGCCGTCGTTCGACCGTCCGTCACCGTCATCTTTTATACCCCCCTACTATGAGCATACTATTACCACGAACCATGCTATGTCGTAGCACCATAATAAACGTTATTGACCATGACAAATACCGGATCTGCGGACGGATCGGGTTCGAAAGCCCCGGAGGGAACAGATGAGCGGCGATGGCGGTGAAAAAGGCGGTCGCGAGGGCGTTGTGGACGGCGGGCACAACCACGGCGAGATCACCCCCCTGAAGGCGGCCGCGGAGCGCGTGCGCGACCTCCGCGCCGAGTGGCTCGACCGGTGGGCGGTCGAGTCGGTCGCGCTCGATCGGATCTCCGGCCGCACCCTCGCGGAGCCGATCGACGCGCCGAGCGACGTGCCCGCCCGAAGTCACGCCACGATGGACGGCTACGCGTTCGACGCGAGCGAGGGGTACCCGTACGAGCTGGTCGACCGGGAGGTGTTCCCGGAGTCCGACCCGCCGGCCCTCGGCGACGGGGAGGCCGTCCGGATCTTCACGGGCGCGCCGCTCCCCGCCGAGGCCGACGCCGTGCTCAAGCAGGAGGAGGCGACCGTCGAGGAGGGCCTGCTCGACGGGTCGCCGACCGAGCCCGGCACGTACGTCTACGAGCGCGGCAGCAACGTCGCCGCCGGCGAGCGCCTGTTCGCGGCCGGTGAGCGGCTCGGCGCGAAGGACGCGATCCTGCTCGGCGACCTCGGGGTCGACGAGGTGCCCGTCGTCGAGCGGCTCTCCGTCGGCCTGCTGGCGACCGGCACGGAGATCCACGAGGGGCGTCACGCGGACCTCGACTCGCCGGTGCTCGCGGGGCTCGTCCGCGGGTGGGGCGGCGAGGCGACGTACGAGGGCACCGTCCCCGACGAGTACGAGCGCGTCAGGGACCGGATCGCCGGGCTCGCCGCCGAGCACGACGTCGTGATGACGACGGGAGGCACGAGCGTCGGCGACAAGGACTACGTGGTCCGCGCGCTCCGCGAGCTCGGGACCGTGCGCTTCCACCGGGTCGCGCTGCGGCCCGGCAAGCCGATCGCGGTCGCCACCCTCGACGACCGCGACGCCGTCGCCTTCGCGATCCCGGGCAAGCCGGTCGGCGCGCACGCCGTGACCTCGCTGGTCGCGCGCCCCTTCTTCACCGGGAGCACGTCGCTCCCGACCGTCGACGCCGAGATGACGAGCGACGTCGGCATCTCGGTCCCCGGGTTCACCTACGCCGTCCCGGTGACGCTCGACGGGGGCGAGGCGACGCCGCTCGGCCACGCCGACTCGCCGCTCGCCGTCTACGAGGAGACGTTCGACCCGAGCGTGCTCTCGTCGAGCACGCGGGCGACGCGCGCCGACGGGTTCGTGCTCACCGAGTCGGCGCTGTCGGCCGGCGAGACGGTCGCCGTCGTCCCGTACCCCGTCGTCGAGCGATGACCGACGAGGGCCTCCCGGTCGCGACGCCGCCCTTCGAGTCGGGCGAGGACGACGCCGCCGGAGGGGGTGACCCGAACCCGCCCCGCGTCGCCGGCGTGCTGCTCGCCGCGGGGACGAGCAGCCGCTTCGGCGACGCCAACAAGCTCCTCGCGACCGTCGACGGGGAGCCGGTCGTCCGCCACGCCGCCCAAACGCTGGTCGCCGCCGGCCTAGACCCGGTGGTCGTCGTCGTGGGTCACGAGGCCGATCGCGTCCGGGCCGCCGTCGACGACCTCTCTGTGGACATCGTCGTCAACGACGCGTACGAGGCGGGACAGTCGACGTCGGTTCGGGCCGGAATCGACGCGATTCGAAGCGGGAAATCCGGCGGTCGAGGAGACGCGCGGGTCGACGCCGCGATTATCGCGCTGGGCGACATGCCGTTCGTCGACCCGGAGACCGTCGAGACGCTCGTCGCTGCGTACGCCGCGGGCGCCGGCGACGCGCTCGCGGCCGCCCACGGGGGAGACCGCGGGAATCCGGTGCTGTTCGACCGGCGGTTCTTCGACCGGCTCGCCGACGTCGACGGCGACGTGGGGGGCCGCGAGATCCTGCTCGGGGGCGACGCGAGCGCGCTCGTCGCCGTCGACGACCCGGGGGTCCGCCGCGACGTCGACCGGCCGACGGACCTCTTCGAGCGGGGGTCGGAGGAGACGGGCGGCGGCTGATCGACCGGGATTCGGTTGGGCGTCGGCCGGGGTTCGGCCGGGCTGGCGTCGGCGTCTACTCCTCGGTCGCCTTCCTGACGACGATATTCCCGTCCTCGACGTGCCACTCCACGCGGTCGCCGGCGCCGACGTCGAGGAAGTTGCGCACGG comes from the Halorubrum depositum genome and includes:
- a CDS encoding CoxG family protein, with amino-acid sequence MEFDGEFELDGVPPEKAWVVLSDPIAVRDSLKGCQYITPMDDDFEWDSYEPEEDVPTLPEAEADDVAARAFRAGQDYAALMQVGVGSVKPKFETTVTIEDRDEEEFVMTATGSGSASGSSFSMESGMHIHPQEDGDGSRIEWWTEADISGRIAQLGGRVINPVANKIVNNFFTSIESQMTDVEETDSGVTDRIRGMF
- a CDS encoding FAD binding domain-containing protein gives rise to the protein MKSAPFEHHEPETVDEAVSLLESLDDPTILAGGQSLVPMLRFRLANPDVVVDINGVDSLDYLREEDGHLRLGALARHADVEDSALIDEKYGSFADAAPLVADPQIRNRGTVVGSVAQADPKGDWGSILLAHEGDVIATGPDGDRAIPADEFFLLPYDTTLGEQELITEIRVPAPEANEGSAYHKLKRKTGDYAMAGVGVRLVFDDGVIESAGIGMTAVDITNARATDAEEHLEGERPSPDLFAKAGELAAEQSNPESDEHGGADYKERMVDVLTQRALGDAAERAGTVTVERRVTQ
- a CDS encoding molybdopterin molybdotransferase MoeA, with the translated sequence MSGDGGEKGGREGVVDGGHNHGEITPLKAAAERVRDLRAEWLDRWAVESVALDRISGRTLAEPIDAPSDVPARSHATMDGYAFDASEGYPYELVDREVFPESDPPALGDGEAVRIFTGAPLPAEADAVLKQEEATVEEGLLDGSPTEPGTYVYERGSNVAAGERLFAAGERLGAKDAILLGDLGVDEVPVVERLSVGLLATGTEIHEGRHADLDSPVLAGLVRGWGGEATYEGTVPDEYERVRDRIAGLAAEHDVVMTTGGTSVGDKDYVVRALRELGTVRFHRVALRPGKPIAVATLDDRDAVAFAIPGKPVGAHAVTSLVARPFFTGSTSLPTVDAEMTSDVGISVPGFTYAVPVTLDGGEATPLGHADSPLAVYEETFDPSVLSSSTRATRADGFVLTESALSAGETVAVVPYPVVER
- a CDS encoding (2Fe-2S)-binding protein, with amino-acid sequence MTDEREITLTVNGTEHTIEVEPRRLLVHAIREDLDMTGTHIGCDTGNCGACTVLKDGEPIKSCLMFAAQADGAEILTVEGMEDLPEADDIHPLQEGFREEHGLQCGYCTPGMLMAGKALLDEHPDPDEETIRDAISGNLCRCTGYQNIVRSIEYAAEELENRAAADGGAVAADGATGGGSAASPQGDASPEGGHAAPEFGGDADTFCGREDCCGGPDGADPFDRDALLEANDADAAGDAGGTDDAADTDADDRGDTK
- a CDS encoding AbrB/MazE/SpoVT family DNA-binding domain-containing protein, whose translation is MGNLTDTKVSEKNLTTVPKPVRNFLDVGAGDRVEWHVEDGNIVVRKATEE
- a CDS encoding nucleotidyltransferase family protein, with amino-acid sequence MTDEGLPVATPPFESGEDDAAGGGDPNPPRVAGVLLAAGTSSRFGDANKLLATVDGEPVVRHAAQTLVAAGLDPVVVVVGHEADRVRAAVDDLSVDIVVNDAYEAGQSTSVRAGIDAIRSGKSGGRGDARVDAAIIALGDMPFVDPETVETLVAAYAAGAGDALAAAHGGDRGNPVLFDRRFFDRLADVDGDVGGREILLGGDASALVAVDDPGVRRDVDRPTDLFERGSEETGGG